A genomic window from Candidatus Kouleothrix ribensis includes:
- a CDS encoding NFACT family protein has product MYFDALTLTAVTEELQETLLGGRIQRVLLPTQLSVALEIYVAGQRRHLLLSAHPQFTRVQLSAARPSRGVDHDTPLLLLLRKYLVGGRITAIEQPDLERVLVLSIVKGPHTRNSPDEAGDDEPLDDELHAADQPDEAGEPRRCELIIEAMERRGNVILVDDDNLILASVRHIPRRLSRRPILPREPYELPPRQAKRDPRQATPEGLRALLSGSEANLARALVGAYCGLAPLAAREVVFRCTGRTDTPLEPDLPWARLALALRGLWSTAWQPCLVRGDAGPQAYAPYMLTHLPDAAPADSISAVLEAFYAAYEQISSHQQRREAVRSQLLAARERLAARRHSLAAELQRAGELERLRWEGEMIYAFMHTLAPGQATLEVEGRAIVLNPRYTPVENAQERFRAYDKAKGALAGVPERLAQTEAHLAGLDQTLALLELAEGFEQIEGIAREATEQGYLRAQAGRSAPKLRRQPPLRVDSSDGFAIYIGRSAGQNEQVTFKIGAADDLWLHARGIHGAHVIIKSGGRAVPEPTLREAAALAAYYSKARNETAVEVDFARRSQVRRIPNGPAGLVSYQAEGSIRATPCPPDTRR; this is encoded by the coding sequence ATGTATTTCGATGCGCTGACACTTACGGCAGTAACCGAGGAGCTCCAAGAGACGCTGCTTGGGGGGCGCATCCAGCGCGTGCTGCTGCCAACCCAGCTCAGCGTGGCGCTCGAGATCTACGTCGCTGGGCAGCGCCGCCACCTGCTGCTGTCGGCGCATCCGCAGTTCACACGCGTGCAGCTCAGCGCCGCCAGGCCCTCGCGCGGGGTCGATCACGATACGCCGCTGTTGCTGCTGCTGCGCAAGTATCTGGTCGGCGGCCGCATCACGGCGATCGAGCAGCCGGATCTTGAGCGCGTGCTGGTGCTAAGTATAGTCAAAGGGCCGCATACGCGCAATAGCCCCGACGAGGCTGGCGACGACGAGCCGCTCGACGACGAGCTGCACGCAGCCGATCAGCCGGACGAGGCAGGCGAGCCGCGCCGGTGCGAGCTGATCATCGAGGCGATGGAGCGCCGCGGCAATGTGATCCTGGTCGACGACGACAACCTGATCCTCGCAAGCGTGCGCCACATCCCGCGGCGCCTGAGCCGCCGGCCGATCCTGCCGCGCGAGCCCTACGAGCTGCCGCCCCGCCAGGCTAAGCGCGACCCACGCCAGGCCACGCCCGAGGGCTTGCGCGCGCTGCTGAGCGGCAGCGAGGCCAACCTGGCGCGTGCGCTGGTAGGCGCCTACTGCGGCCTGGCCCCACTGGCCGCGCGCGAGGTCGTATTCCGCTGCACCGGCCGCACCGACACGCCGCTCGAGCCTGATCTTCCGTGGGCACGGCTGGCACTGGCGCTGCGCGGCCTGTGGAGCACTGCCTGGCAGCCGTGCCTGGTGCGCGGCGACGCGGGGCCGCAGGCGTACGCGCCCTACATGCTGACGCACCTGCCGGATGCAGCGCCGGCCGATTCGATCAGCGCCGTGCTCGAGGCGTTCTATGCCGCGTACGAGCAGATCAGCTCACACCAGCAGCGCCGCGAGGCCGTGCGCAGCCAGCTGCTGGCCGCCCGCGAGCGGCTGGCCGCCCGGCGCCACAGCCTGGCAGCCGAGCTACAGCGCGCCGGCGAGCTCGAGCGGCTGCGCTGGGAGGGCGAGATGATCTACGCCTTCATGCACACGCTCGCGCCCGGCCAGGCCACGCTCGAAGTCGAGGGGCGCGCGATCGTGCTCAACCCGCGCTACACGCCGGTCGAAAACGCCCAGGAGCGCTTCCGAGCCTACGACAAAGCCAAAGGCGCGCTGGCCGGCGTGCCCGAGCGCCTGGCCCAAACCGAGGCCCACCTGGCCGGGCTCGACCAGACGCTGGCGCTACTCGAGCTGGCCGAAGGCTTCGAACAGATCGAAGGCATCGCGCGCGAGGCCACCGAGCAGGGCTACCTGCGCGCGCAGGCCGGGCGTAGCGCGCCAAAGCTGCGCCGCCAGCCGCCGCTGCGGGTCGATTCAAGCGACGGCTTCGCAATCTACATCGGGCGTAGCGCCGGCCAGAACGAGCAGGTGACCTTCAAGATCGGCGCGGCCGACGACCTGTGGCTGCATGCGCGCGGCATTCACGGCGCACACGTGATCATCAAGAGCGGCGGGCGCGCGGTGCCCGAGCCGACACTGCGCGAAGCCGCCGCGCTGGCGGCCTACTACTCGAAGGCGCGCAACGAGACCGCCGTCGAAGTCGACTTCGCGCGCCGCAGCCAGGTGCGCCGCATACCCAACGGCCCGGCCGGGCTGGTGAGCTACCAGGCCGAGGGGAGCATCCGCGCGACGCCATGCCCACCCGATACCCGGCGCTAG
- a CDS encoding guanylate kinase, whose protein sequence is MNDDRRNPLLDGHPPQPLLVVLSGPSGVGKDSILMRMRDVGFPFHFVVTATSRPMRPGERDGYDYHFVSEQQFESMIEQGELLEWAEVYGHYKGIPTSEVRQALQSGRDVILRIDVQGAATIKQLAPEAVFVFLVPGSFDELRTRLQWRRTESADQIERRLQMARREMDALGQFDYVVLNREDHLDDAVGQIRAIIVAEKHRVRPRRVRL, encoded by the coding sequence ATGAACGACGATCGCCGCAACCCGCTGCTCGATGGCCATCCGCCCCAGCCGCTCCTGGTGGTGCTTTCGGGGCCGTCGGGTGTGGGCAAAGATTCGATACTGATGCGGATGCGCGATGTCGGCTTTCCGTTTCATTTCGTCGTCACGGCTACCAGCCGGCCCATGCGCCCCGGCGAGCGCGACGGCTACGACTACCACTTTGTGAGCGAGCAACAGTTCGAGTCCATGATCGAGCAGGGCGAATTGCTCGAGTGGGCCGAGGTATACGGCCACTACAAGGGTATCCCCACCAGCGAGGTGCGCCAGGCCTTGCAGAGCGGGCGCGATGTGATCTTGCGCATCGACGTGCAGGGTGCGGCCACGATCAAGCAGCTCGCGCCCGAGGCGGTGTTCGTGTTCCTGGTGCCGGGCAGCTTCGACGAGCTGCGCACCCGGCTGCAGTGGCGCCGCACCGAATCGGCCGACCAGATCGAGCGGCGGCTGCAGATGGCTCGCCGCGAGATGGACGCGCTCGGCCAGTTCGACTACGTGGTGCTCAATCGTGAAGATCACCTCGATGATGCGGTTGGCCAGATTCGGGCGATCATCGTTGCCGAAAAGCACCGTGTGCGCCCGCGCCGTGTGCGGCTGTAG
- a CDS encoding GatB/YqeY domain-containing protein, with product MNIQEQLQHDLKDAMRGRDQERVSVIRMALAALQNAEMVLVKAAFDAAPADAADTTERIVVRLSELAMQETLAKEVKRRHDAAELYEKGGRPELARQELAEAALLETYLPRQLGADELRPQLAAAIKGMGATSMADMGKVMPVLMQQFKGRADGRLISQLTREILGQAQ from the coding sequence ATGAATATTCAAGAACAGCTCCAGCACGATCTGAAAGACGCCATGCGTGGGCGCGATCAGGAGCGTGTAAGTGTGATCCGCATGGCCCTGGCCGCGCTCCAGAATGCCGAGATGGTGCTGGTGAAAGCGGCCTTCGACGCCGCGCCGGCCGATGCCGCCGATACAACCGAGCGGATCGTTGTGCGCCTGAGCGAGCTGGCTATGCAGGAAACACTGGCTAAAGAAGTCAAGCGCCGCCACGACGCGGCCGAGCTCTACGAAAAGGGCGGCCGCCCCGAGCTGGCGCGGCAAGAGCTGGCCGAGGCGGCACTGCTCGAGACCTACCTGCCGCGCCAGCTCGGCGCCGATGAGCTGCGGCCCCAGCTGGCTGCGGCGATCAAGGGTATGGGTGCTACCAGTATGGCCGATATGGGCAAGGTGATGCCTGTGCTCATGCAGCAGTTCAAGGGCCGTGCCGATGGGCGGCTGATCAGCCAGCTCACGCGCGAGATCCTTGGGCAGGCGCAGTAG
- a CDS encoding HDIG domain-containing protein produces MRRKSSLRLWREWRERRAMRRQAESEQALAPAQHERRQLNVLLSVGILLTLALWAILTIRPLTNPNLQPGSPSPIDIRAPHSVIFASALLTEQERIRAESAPDAVVYTRNPQVPIEQRGQLLDMLQTIERIRNDPSLPPTDRRSKLVSLPLPTSTLVISPALALQLTRLSDPAWSVVREQTLAVYDRAMSAHDYELNEDDVRNLRERSMPYWASLLARGSEQQLIVLFSQAFVRPNRVLDEAATRARKQALRDHVVPVMVTVQADENIVHAGDIVTPAIQEKLEALGLLETQIDWLGVGGKGLFALLVIGMFGLYLFKMQRSVWLATRSLLVVAVLFALTALAARLVLPLGQGWAVAFPLGVVALLLATLFPRGLALLMVALLSLVIAFIDDSRAAAASALMIGSMAGILTIGRGERWLHFVAAGAVIAITTGLIQAAFLLNAPARLLADQWLMLALYSAINGLASAFMALGLFNMVGHLADVVTPQQLMELAHPAHPLLRKLIREAPGTYYHSVSVGNLAESAAEAIGADALLLRVASYYHDIGKTIRPYFFTDNQSDRENVHNELDPHTSAEIICDHVIEGEKMARAAGLPHQVIEFIRSHHGTSVIRHFYQLALQQHDAVNVDDYRYPGPRPRTREQAIMMLADSVEATVRSKAQGGKIASSRENLTNGNGRSQPGMQTLEELVNAIIDERIRGGQLDESSLTLSDIAKIRQAFINTLQGIYHPRVDYAPQVVKHS; encoded by the coding sequence ATGCGACGGAAATCGAGTCTGCGTCTGTGGCGCGAGTGGCGTGAGCGCCGCGCAATGCGCCGGCAGGCCGAGAGCGAGCAGGCGCTGGCACCTGCGCAGCACGAGCGTCGCCAGCTGAATGTGTTGCTGAGCGTGGGCATACTGCTCACGCTGGCGCTCTGGGCCATCCTCACGATTCGCCCGCTGACGAACCCCAACCTTCAGCCCGGCAGCCCCAGCCCGATCGATATCCGCGCGCCGCACTCGGTGATCTTCGCCAGCGCGCTGCTCACCGAGCAAGAGCGCATCCGCGCCGAGAGCGCGCCCGACGCGGTGGTGTATACGCGCAACCCGCAAGTGCCGATCGAACAGCGCGGCCAGCTGCTCGATATGCTGCAGACGATCGAGCGCATTCGCAACGACCCGAGCCTGCCCCCGACCGATCGGCGCAGCAAGCTGGTGAGCCTGCCGCTGCCAACCAGCACGCTGGTGATCTCGCCGGCGCTGGCGCTGCAGCTCACGCGCCTATCTGATCCCGCCTGGTCGGTGGTGCGCGAGCAGACGCTGGCAGTGTACGACCGGGCCATGAGCGCGCACGACTACGAGCTCAACGAGGACGATGTGCGCAACCTGCGCGAGCGCTCAATGCCCTACTGGGCCTCGTTGCTGGCGCGGGGCAGCGAGCAGCAGCTGATCGTGCTGTTTAGCCAGGCATTTGTGCGGCCCAACCGCGTGCTCGACGAGGCGGCGACCCGCGCGCGCAAGCAGGCCCTGCGCGATCATGTCGTGCCGGTGATGGTGACGGTGCAGGCCGACGAGAATATCGTTCACGCCGGCGATATCGTTACACCGGCTATTCAAGAGAAGCTCGAGGCGCTGGGCCTGCTCGAGACCCAGATCGACTGGCTGGGGGTGGGCGGCAAAGGGCTGTTCGCGCTACTGGTGATCGGCATGTTCGGGCTGTACCTATTCAAGATGCAGCGCAGTGTCTGGCTGGCTACCCGCTCGCTGCTGGTGGTGGCGGTGCTGTTTGCACTCACGGCGCTGGCGGCGCGGCTGGTGCTGCCGCTCGGGCAGGGCTGGGCGGTGGCCTTCCCGCTGGGCGTGGTGGCGCTGCTGCTGGCCACGCTGTTCCCGCGCGGCCTGGCGCTGCTCATGGTAGCGCTGCTCAGCCTGGTGATCGCCTTCATCGACGATAGCCGCGCGGCTGCCGCCAGCGCGCTGATGATCGGCAGCATGGCCGGCATCCTGACGATCGGGCGCGGCGAGCGCTGGCTGCATTTTGTGGCCGCTGGCGCGGTGATCGCCATTACGACCGGGCTGATCCAGGCTGCGTTTTTGCTGAATGCGCCGGCCCGGCTACTGGCCGACCAATGGCTGATGCTGGCGCTGTATAGCGCGATCAACGGCCTGGCCTCGGCGTTCATGGCCCTGGGCCTGTTCAATATGGTCGGCCACCTGGCCGACGTGGTGACGCCGCAGCAGCTGATGGAGCTGGCCCACCCGGCGCACCCGCTGCTACGCAAGCTGATTCGCGAGGCGCCTGGCACCTACTACCACAGCGTGTCGGTTGGCAACCTGGCCGAGAGCGCCGCCGAGGCGATCGGCGCCGATGCCCTGCTGCTGCGGGTGGCCTCGTACTACCACGACATTGGCAAGACCATCCGCCCGTACTTTTTCACCGATAACCAGAGCGACCGCGAGAATGTGCATAACGAGCTTGACCCGCACACTAGCGCCGAGATCATTTGCGACCATGTGATCGAGGGCGAGAAGATGGCGCGCGCGGCCGGCCTGCCGCATCAGGTGATCGAATTCATCCGCTCGCATCACGGCACCAGCGTGATCAGGCATTTCTACCAGCTGGCGCTTCAGCAGCACGATGCAGTCAATGTCGACGACTACCGCTACCCTGGGCCGCGGCCGCGCACGCGCGAGCAGGCGATCATGATGCTGGCCGACTCGGTCGAGGCGACGGTGCGCTCGAAGGCGCAGGGCGGCAAGATCGCTTCGTCGCGCGAGAATCTTACAAATGGCAACGGCCGCAGCCAGCCGGGCATGCAGACGCTCGAGGAGCTGGTCAATGCGATCATTGACGAGCGTATTCGTGGCGGGCAGCTCGACGAAAGCAGCCTGACGCTCAGCGACATCGCTAAGATTCGCCAGGCGTTTATCAATACACTCCAGGGCATCTACCACCCGCGCGTCGACTACGCGCCTCAGGTGGTCAAACATTCCTAG